In Amycolatopsis solani, a single window of DNA contains:
- the pdxT gene encoding pyridoxal 5'-phosphate synthase glutaminase subunit PdxT yields MSSEPVVGVLAMQGAVREHVAMLAEAGARAVPVRRAAELSEVDGLVLPGGESTTMSKLLETFELLEPLKARIAEGMPAFGSCAGMILLARQTLDGRPDQQQLGGLDVVVRRNAFGRQVDSFEADLDFAGIDDDVHAVFIRAPWVEKAGDGVEVLATVSGVPGVDDETARIVAVRQGAVLATAFHPELTPDVRVHRLFVDLVRKAA; encoded by the coding sequence GTGTCGTCGGAACCGGTGGTCGGTGTGCTCGCCATGCAGGGTGCCGTGCGCGAGCACGTCGCCATGCTGGCCGAAGCGGGGGCGCGGGCCGTGCCCGTGCGCCGGGCCGCCGAGCTGTCCGAAGTGGACGGTCTGGTGCTGCCCGGTGGCGAGTCGACCACGATGTCGAAGCTGCTCGAGACGTTCGAGCTGCTGGAACCGCTCAAAGCGCGCATCGCCGAAGGCATGCCCGCCTTCGGCTCGTGCGCCGGGATGATCCTGCTCGCGCGCCAGACCCTCGACGGGCGGCCCGACCAGCAGCAGCTCGGCGGGCTCGACGTCGTCGTCCGGCGCAACGCCTTCGGCAGGCAGGTCGACTCCTTCGAGGCCGACCTGGACTTCGCCGGCATCGACGACGACGTGCACGCCGTTTTCATCCGGGCACCGTGGGTCGAGAAGGCCGGGGACGGCGTCGAAGTGCTGGCCACGGTCAGCGGCGTGCCCGGGGTGGACGACGAGACCGCTAGGATCGTCGCGGTCCGGCAGGGGGCGGTGCTGGCGACCGCGTTCCACCCGGAGCTGACGCCCGACGTGCGGGTGCACCGGCTGTTCGTCGACCTCGTGCGGAAGGCAGCCTGA
- a CDS encoding AzlD domain-containing protein, which translates to MDGVDLLIGTAVLALGTFAFRFAGPVLRSRVKLSPRAERLMALAAVVLLAALVAVSALTEGHGFAGFARPAGVLVAGVLAWRKAPFVLVVVAAAATAALLRLAGVP; encoded by the coding sequence ATGGACGGCGTGGACCTGCTGATCGGCACGGCGGTGCTGGCGCTGGGGACGTTCGCGTTCCGCTTCGCCGGGCCGGTGCTGCGCAGCCGGGTGAAACTGTCGCCGCGTGCGGAGCGGCTGATGGCGCTGGCGGCGGTGGTGCTGCTGGCGGCGCTGGTCGCGGTCAGCGCGCTGACCGAGGGCCACGGTTTCGCGGGCTTCGCCCGGCCGGCCGGCGTGCTGGTGGCGGGGGTGCTGGCGTGGCGGAAGGCGCCGTTCGTGCTGGTGGTCGTGGCGGCCGCGGCGACGGCGGCCCTGCTCCGCCTGGCCGGCGTGCCCTGA
- a CDS encoding AzlC family ABC transporter permease, with translation MRSIWRTLDRGVTRDIGLVCVADCLVGVSYGAIAVSSGFPLWLPMLMSLLVFAGASQFMFIGIVAAGGNPFAAVLAGLLANARHLPFGFAIGDVLGRRWAGRLVGSHLMIDESVAFALSQREAHQRRAAYWVCGIGLFACWNAGVVAGAFAGTAISDTDVFGLDAAFPAVLLALVLPALRDRAARLPVLAGVVVALAATPFLPAGLPVLLALAGVVVGVAAKEPELQEAR, from the coding sequence ATGCGTTCGATATGGCGAACACTCGATCGGGGCGTCACCCGGGACATCGGCCTGGTCTGCGTCGCCGATTGTCTCGTGGGCGTTTCCTACGGTGCCATCGCGGTGAGCTCCGGCTTCCCGCTGTGGCTGCCAATGCTGATGTCGCTGCTGGTGTTCGCCGGCGCGTCGCAGTTCATGTTCATCGGGATCGTGGCGGCGGGCGGCAACCCGTTCGCCGCCGTGCTGGCCGGGCTGCTGGCCAACGCGCGGCACCTGCCGTTCGGGTTCGCGATCGGCGACGTCCTGGGCCGGCGGTGGGCCGGCCGGCTCGTGGGCAGCCACCTGATGATCGACGAATCGGTCGCGTTCGCGCTTTCCCAGCGCGAGGCGCACCAGCGCCGCGCGGCGTACTGGGTCTGCGGGATCGGCCTGTTCGCCTGCTGGAACGCCGGTGTCGTCGCAGGCGCGTTCGCGGGCACGGCGATCAGCGACACCGACGTCTTCGGCCTGGACGCGGCGTTCCCGGCGGTGCTCCTCGCCCTCGTCCTGCCGGCCCTGCGCGACCGGGCGGCGCGGCTGCCCGTGCTGGCAGGGGTGGTGGTCGCGCTGGCCGCGACGCCGTTCCTGCCCGCGGGGCTGCCGGTGCTGCTGGCGCTGGCCGGGGTCGTCGTCGGCGTCGCGGCCAAGGAGCCCGAGCTGCAGGAGGCCCGCTGA
- a CDS encoding helix-turn-helix domain-containing protein, protein MAPPPTGAPLDIIAASLRRERTRAGLSLTEVAKRAGLAKSTLSQLESGTGNPSVETLWALGVALDVPFSRLVEPERPKVRVVRAGKGPTVFAEHADYACTLLSACPTGARRDIYVVRGEPGTPRRSDPHMTGVVEHIVLCAGRARVGVLDEPEELLPGDYISYPGDVPHIFEALEPGTYGVEISEYV, encoded by the coding sequence ATGGCACCACCACCCACGGGCGCACCCCTCGACATCATCGCGGCCTCCCTGCGCCGCGAGCGCACCCGAGCCGGCTTGTCCCTGACCGAGGTCGCGAAGCGCGCCGGCCTGGCCAAGTCGACGCTGTCCCAGCTCGAGTCCGGCACCGGCAACCCCAGCGTCGAGACGCTGTGGGCCCTCGGCGTCGCCCTCGACGTACCGTTCTCCCGCCTGGTGGAGCCGGAGCGGCCGAAGGTGCGCGTGGTCCGCGCGGGCAAGGGCCCGACGGTGTTCGCCGAACACGCCGATTACGCGTGCACGCTGCTGTCGGCGTGCCCGACGGGCGCCCGCCGGGACATCTACGTGGTACGCGGCGAGCCGGGCACGCCCCGGCGGTCCGACCCGCACATGACCGGGGTGGTCGAGCACATCGTGCTCTGCGCGGGCCGGGCGCGCGTGGGCGTGCTGGACGAGCCGGAGGAGCTGCTGCCCGGGGACTACATCTCCTATCCGGGGGATGTGCCGCACATCTTCGAAGCCTTGGAGCCCGGTACTTACGGGGTGGAGATTTCGGAGTACGTGTGA
- a CDS encoding toll/interleukin-1 receptor domain-containing protein, translating into MSHQPHPASRSGTDLFISYARTSAPHREWVRLLAAHLKAIGFDVLIDADDDYGDSLTGFMRRVTEAEHVLLIVDDNYVERADKLPDSGVGVENRWISEVYEDRPPTWLSVLFKGNLGRRLPAWLAHREPRGFPFDRDESKIDDFPGSEQIEDLWRWIEGLPANRDSQTPIATLRERAARLERQARKGEPSQYRSPALTGQTCFKVADAPDKVFRWGLSAAEFAFKVSECGADSIYVYSDPVMAVGVVRSTEFPDSDLEQHLTPGRTVVAHIGKVVVLLNEHGRLAVVEILDVQREQTRGTYVAPHVTFRWRVVETS; encoded by the coding sequence GTGAGTCACCAGCCGCACCCGGCAAGTCGATCGGGCACCGATCTGTTCATTTCTTACGCGCGGACCTCGGCACCGCACCGGGAGTGGGTTCGCCTGCTCGCCGCCCATTTGAAGGCGATCGGGTTCGACGTCTTGATCGACGCCGACGACGACTACGGCGACAGCCTGACCGGCTTCATGCGGCGCGTCACCGAGGCCGAGCACGTGCTCCTGATCGTCGACGACAACTACGTGGAGCGGGCTGACAAACTGCCGGATTCCGGCGTCGGCGTGGAGAATCGCTGGATCTCCGAGGTCTACGAAGACCGTCCGCCGACCTGGCTCTCCGTGCTGTTCAAGGGCAACCTCGGGCGCCGGCTCCCCGCTTGGCTCGCCCACCGGGAGCCGAGGGGGTTCCCGTTCGACCGCGATGAATCGAAGATCGATGACTTCCCCGGCTCCGAGCAGATCGAGGACCTCTGGCGCTGGATCGAGGGACTGCCGGCGAACCGCGACAGCCAGACGCCGATCGCCACCTTGCGCGAGCGTGCAGCGCGCCTCGAGAGGCAGGCGCGGAAGGGTGAGCCCTCGCAGTACCGGAGCCCAGCGCTGACGGGACAGACCTGCTTCAAGGTCGCCGACGCGCCCGACAAGGTGTTCCGCTGGGGTCTGAGCGCAGCTGAATTCGCCTTCAAAGTCAGCGAATGCGGAGCCGACTCGATCTATGTGTACAGCGATCCGGTCATGGCCGTGGGCGTGGTCAGATCCACGGAATTTCCGGACTCGGACCTGGAGCAGCACCTCACGCCGGGACGCACGGTCGTCGCCCACATCGGAAAGGTCGTGGTCCTCCTGAACGAGCACGGCCGCCTCGCCGTGGTCGAGATCTTGGACGTGCAACGGGAGCAGACCCGAGGCACTTACGTCGCGCCACACGTCACCTTCCGCTGGCGAGTCGTCGAGACCTCATAG
- the pdxS gene encoding pyridoxal 5'-phosphate synthase lyase subunit PdxS has protein sequence MSEQQTTPSGTVQSFTGTAKVKRGMAEMLKGGVIMDVVTADQAKIAEDAGAVAVMALERVPADIRAQGGVARMSDPDLIDGIIEAVSIPVMAKARIGHFVEAQVLQSLGVDYIDESEVLTPADYANHIDKWAFTVPFVCGATNLGEALRRITEGAAMIRSKGEAGTGDVSNATTHMRQIRGEIRKLTSLPEDELFVAAKELQAPYELVREVAQAGKLPVVLFTAGGIATPADAAMMMQLGAEGVFVGSGIFKSGNPAQRAEAIVKATTFYDDPDVLAKVSRGLGEAMVGINVEELPEPHRLADRGW, from the coding sequence GTGTCCGAGCAGCAGACCACCCCCAGTGGCACCGTCCAGTCCTTCACCGGCACCGCCAAGGTGAAGCGCGGCATGGCCGAGATGCTCAAGGGCGGCGTGATCATGGACGTGGTCACCGCCGACCAGGCCAAGATCGCCGAAGACGCCGGCGCGGTCGCGGTGATGGCGCTCGAGCGCGTGCCCGCCGACATCCGCGCCCAGGGCGGCGTCGCCCGGATGAGCGACCCCGACCTGATCGACGGCATCATCGAAGCCGTCTCGATCCCGGTGATGGCGAAGGCCCGCATCGGCCACTTCGTCGAGGCGCAGGTCCTGCAGTCCCTCGGCGTCGACTACATCGACGAGTCCGAGGTCCTCACCCCGGCCGACTACGCCAACCACATCGACAAGTGGGCCTTCACGGTCCCCTTCGTCTGCGGCGCGACCAACCTCGGCGAGGCCCTGCGCCGCATCACCGAGGGCGCGGCGATGATCCGCTCCAAGGGCGAGGCCGGCACCGGCGACGTCTCCAACGCCACCACGCACATGCGCCAGATCCGCGGCGAGATCCGCAAGCTGACGTCGCTGCCCGAGGACGAGCTGTTCGTGGCGGCCAAGGAGCTGCAGGCGCCCTACGAGCTGGTCCGCGAGGTGGCCCAGGCGGGCAAGCTCCCGGTGGTCCTCTTCACGGCGGGCGGCATCGCCACCCCGGCCGACGCGGCGATGATGATGCAGCTGGGCGCGGAGGGCGTGTTCGTCGGCTCGGGCATCTTCAAGTCCGGCAACCCGGCCCAGCGCGCGGAGGCGATCGTGAAGGCGACGACGTTCTACGACGACCCGGACGTGCTGGCGAAGGTTTCGCGCGGCCTGGGCGAGGCGATGGTGGGCATCAACGTGGAGGAACTCCCGGAGCCGCACCGCCTCGCCGACCGCGGCTGGTGA
- a CDS encoding ArsR/SmtB family transcription factor has translation MLDLAFSTEDLAHTRFAFSPAWEIVASVRVLNQPGAHALHLPWVKRATAALDEAGLDIGLLRDLVPLRHLPGFLAGTPSTPLPELADELADLRDVPARLVRRELDAMAGPRSTALNRFHRDPEAGLERLATLMERYWDLVLAPDWPRIRALLEADVLHRSRLLAQGGAAELFNDLTPLVRWEGGTLTVAHRHLHAAVPLDGRGLVLVPSAFVWPRVFSKTDPRWQPVLRYPPRGIATLWETGTATAPAALAGVVGRGRAMLLTELAAPASTAELARRTGLTAGAVSQHLGVLKAAGLVSGHRAGRHVLYARTRAAEVLVGGVPEVDC, from the coding sequence GTGCTCGACCTGGCATTCTCCACAGAGGACTTGGCGCACACCCGGTTCGCGTTCTCCCCGGCGTGGGAGATCGTCGCGAGCGTCCGCGTCCTCAACCAGCCGGGGGCGCACGCGCTGCACCTGCCGTGGGTCAAGCGCGCCACCGCGGCGCTCGACGAGGCAGGCCTGGACATCGGGCTGCTGCGCGACCTCGTCCCGCTGCGGCACCTGCCCGGGTTCCTGGCCGGCACGCCGTCGACGCCCCTGCCCGAGCTGGCCGACGAGCTCGCGGACCTGCGTGACGTCCCCGCCCGCCTGGTCCGGCGCGAGCTCGACGCGATGGCCGGGCCGCGGTCGACGGCGCTGAACCGCTTCCACCGCGATCCCGAAGCCGGCCTCGAGCGGCTCGCGACGCTCATGGAGCGGTACTGGGACCTCGTGCTGGCGCCCGACTGGCCGCGGATCCGGGCGCTGCTCGAGGCCGACGTGCTGCACCGGTCGCGGCTGCTCGCCCAGGGCGGGGCCGCCGAGCTGTTCAACGACCTCACGCCGCTGGTCCGGTGGGAGGGCGGCACGCTCACGGTGGCGCACCGGCACCTGCACGCCGCCGTGCCGCTCGACGGGCGTGGTCTGGTGCTCGTGCCGTCGGCGTTCGTCTGGCCGCGGGTGTTCTCCAAGACCGACCCGCGGTGGCAGCCGGTGCTGCGCTACCCGCCGCGCGGGATCGCGACGCTGTGGGAGACCGGCACGGCCACCGCGCCTGCCGCGCTGGCCGGCGTCGTGGGCCGCGGCCGCGCGATGCTGCTGACCGAGCTCGCCGCGCCGGCGTCCACCGCGGAACTGGCCCGCCGGACCGGGCTGACCGCCGGGGCGGTGTCGCAGCACCTCGGCGTCCTGAAGGCCGCGGGCCTGGTCAGCGGGCACCGTGCCGGACGTCACGTGCTCTACGCACGCACGCGGGCCGCGGAAGTCCTGGTCGGCGGCGTGCCGGAAGTGGACTGCTGA